A segment of the Bdellovibrio bacteriovorus genome:
CTGAATTCTTCCAATACGAACAAAAATTCTGGAGCGGCTATGAAGCGTACGTATCGAATCGCTGAGATCAGTTTCGGACGCCCCCACTGGGATGCCGCCTATGAATTTGACTTTGCCGGGGACCACTATGAGGTTCAGCGCTTTAGTGCCAATTTTTCTGTCGATGCAGTCGTCAGACTGATCGAAACCCTGCGCAATCAGGTCGACGCGTTTGCCTTGACCAGTCTGCCGCCGGTGATCAAACTCGATCAGAAAAGCTACGTTCACCGCCAGTATCTGGAAATCATGGCCACACCTTCCCCGGTGCCTTTGTGTGACGGGACGGGTTTGCGTGAAATGGCCAATATCAATTCTCTGGTCAAGCACATCGAGTCCGGGGTCATTCAGCCTGAACGGGGAACCTTCTTCCCGACTGCCGTGCTTTGCACGGAGCTTGAAGAGTACATCCGTCACCGTTATCGCAAATCTGTCTATATCGGCGATGCTTATTCACTTTTGGGTCTGCCGTGGATGATTCAGCCGTTCCCGGGCCTGATGACGCTTTCAAAGCTGGCTTTGAATGTCGCCAACATCAAGGACATGAAACGCAATACTCCTCTGGCGCAGACCAAGATGCAGAAAATCAGTCGGTCTTCTTTGGCAGCCCAGGTTGAAAACGTGCAGTACGTTTTCTGTGATCTGCCGATGCTGCTTTTGTTTGATCAGGCGACGGATTTTGTGCGCGGTAAGGATCTGGTGATCTGGTCCTCGCATCCGGCAATGGAGGAAGAAGCCAAGAAATATTCCCCACGCAGTATCATCAATCTGTTCCCGGAAAACTACCGGGTGCATCCGTATATGAACTATTCGGTTCTGGATGCGATGCTGCGCCTGTCTCACAAACGCACCGCCGCTTTGTCCATTGAAGAGTGGGAGCAGTTGATCACTGAAGACGTCGAAATCCGTCAGGTCGCACGTAAATACGTGATGACTCGTAATTCGTCTACGCAGACAAAGATCTCTCAAGGGTTTAATGCGGTTCGAAACAAAGTGTTCAGCCAGCCTGAACCGGATTTTGCCTTTGTGATTCATGCGCTTTCTCACAATGACTTTATGCATGTGCCGGGACTGGGTGTGCTGAAGCATATGCCAAAGACCTGGAATGATCCGTTTGACCGAATGGCCGCGAAAGCGCCGCCGTTTGTTTACGGTCATATCAAGCACATCATCAGCGAAAGCAATGGCAAGGAAATCAACGGGATCATCTATGCCTTGCCAGCCACACCCAAGGTTCTTAAGAACTCGGACCCGGAAGTGATTTATCGCAAGATTGAAAGTATCTGTTATGATGCCGCCAATCGCGGGGCGAAGATGATCGGCCTTGGTGCTTACACGAAAATCGTGGGCGATCAGGGGATCACGATCAATCAGAACAGTCCGATTCCAGTCACCACCGGAAACAGTCTCAGTGCCTCGGCGACGTTGTGGGCTTTGGCCGATGTGGTTCAGAAGATGCGCCTGTTAAAGCAGGACACCGACACCGGCTATGTCGATGGCATGGCGATGGTGATCGGGGCGACGGGCTCTATTGGTAAAGTTTCAGCGAAACTGTTATCGATGATCTTTAAGCGTCTGTGTCTGGTGGCTCCACGCCTGAACCGTTTGGAAGAACTGCGCCAGGAAATCCAGCAGATGTCGCCGAACTGTGAAGTGATTATCACCACGGACGCCAACGAGCTGGCGGCGGATGCCGATGTGCTGGTGACGGCGACTTCGGCATTTGATCACAAGATCGTGGATGTGATGCGCTTAAAACCGGGCGCGGTGGTGTGTGATTGCTCGCGTCCGCTGGATTTTGATATCGAAGATGCCAAACAGCGTCCGGATGTTTTGATCATTGAATCCGGCGAGGTGGTTTTGCCGGGACCGGTGGAAATGAACTTTGACATGGGTCTTCCGGGAAACACTGTGTATGCGTGTCTGGCTGAAACGGCGCTGCTGACTTTGGAAGGTCAGTATGAGCCCTTCACCATGGGGCGCGATATCGAATGGCACAAAGTAAAGCAGATCTATCAGATGGCGAAACGCCATGGGGTCAAGCTGGCGGCGATTCAGGGGCACACCGGAATTATCACGGATAAGGAAATCGAACTGACCCGGGAACTGGCTTTGTCTAAAAGAAAAAAATAAGGAGATGTCATGAAGACACTTTTGGCGATCAGCAGCTTGTTATTCTCTTTGCATGCCCTGGCGGAAAATCCCGCGGAATGGGTGAAAAAGGCGGACAATATCCGCAATCCTGCTGAATCCTATGAAATGAAAATCAAGGTTGAAACGTCTGAAAACACCTCGGTGTTCCAGGTTTATTTGAAAGGTCAGGATAAAACCCTGATCGTCACCAAAGAACCTGCCCGTGACAAGGGTCGCAACATGCTGATGCTGGATCGTGATTTCAACGCGTATGTTCCGAATCTGAAGCGTTCCATGCGTCTTTCTTTGGCGCAAAAGCTTTCCGGTCAGGTGGCGAACGGGGATATTTCCCGCACCCGCTGGTATGGTGACTATGATGTGACCAAAGAAAGCGAAAACGCCAACGAAGTTCAACTGCTTTTGAAGGGCAATAAAGACAATCTGACTTATGCGTGGGTTCGCCTGTGGCTTAAGAAAGGGACCTTTGCTCCGTTGCGTGCGGAATATCTGGGTTTGAATGGTAAAACGGTCCTGAAGCGCGCAAGCTTTGAAGACTATAAGAGCATCTCGGGCGCCGTCCGTCCGACGACTTTGAAGATCGAAGACACTAACAAACAAATCAGCTACATCCGTATTCTTTCCATGGACAAGAAGGACTTCAGTGACTCCTTCTTCACGGTCCGCAATATGGAGAGCATGAAATAAGTGAGATTTCTGGTTCTTCTGACACTTCTGATGATGACTCCTTGGGCGAGGGCAGACCTGGTGTTTGCGCCTCGCTATGAGTATATCCGTGGTCAGGAAGACGAGCTGGCCAACCGCCTGATTCTGAAAGGCAAACTGAACAGCAATCTGGGGCCTTTCGGAGTTTTTATTGAAGGCTTTGGCGACTTTGAGGGCAATGAAGATCAAGCCTATATCCGCCGTTCTCCTTCAAAAGGTTATCTGCAGGAAGCCTATCTGGAGT
Coding sequences within it:
- a CDS encoding dehydrogenase, with product MKRTYRIAEISFGRPHWDAAYEFDFAGDHYEVQRFSANFSVDAVVRLIETLRNQVDAFALTSLPPVIKLDQKSYVHRQYLEIMATPSPVPLCDGTGLREMANINSLVKHIESGVIQPERGTFFPTAVLCTELEEYIRHRYRKSVYIGDAYSLLGLPWMIQPFPGLMTLSKLALNVANIKDMKRNTPLAQTKMQKISRSSLAAQVENVQYVFCDLPMLLLFDQATDFVRGKDLVIWSSHPAMEEEAKKYSPRSIINLFPENYRVHPYMNYSVLDAMLRLSHKRTAALSIEEWEQLITEDVEIRQVARKYVMTRNSSTQTKISQGFNAVRNKVFSQPEPDFAFVIHALSHNDFMHVPGLGVLKHMPKTWNDPFDRMAAKAPPFVYGHIKHIISESNGKEINGIIYALPATPKVLKNSDPEVIYRKIESICYDAANRGAKMIGLGAYTKIVGDQGITINQNSPIPVTTGNSLSASATLWALADVVQKMRLLKQDTDTGYVDGMAMVIGATGSIGKVSAKLLSMIFKRLCLVAPRLNRLEELRQEIQQMSPNCEVIITTDANELAADADVLVTATSAFDHKIVDVMRLKPGAVVCDCSRPLDFDIEDAKQRPDVLIIESGEVVLPGPVEMNFDMGLPGNTVYACLAETALLTLEGQYEPFTMGRDIEWHKVKQIYQMAKRHGVKLAAIQGHTGIITDKEIELTRELALSKRKK
- a CDS encoding outer membrane lipoprotein-sorting protein, yielding MKTLLAISSLLFSLHALAENPAEWVKKADNIRNPAESYEMKIKVETSENTSVFQVYLKGQDKTLIVTKEPARDKGRNMLMLDRDFNAYVPNLKRSMRLSLAQKLSGQVANGDISRTRWYGDYDVTKESENANEVQLLLKGNKDNLTYAWVRLWLKKGTFAPLRAEYLGLNGKTVLKRASFEDYKSISGAVRPTTLKIEDTNKQISYIRILSMDKKDFSDSFFTVRNMESMK